One genomic segment of Erythrolamprus reginae isolate rEryReg1 chromosome 2, rEryReg1.hap1, whole genome shotgun sequence includes these proteins:
- the SPRYD4 gene encoding SPRY domain-containing protein 4, translating into MNPKMAAPILAGVRGQGWGLCSLGCRQIFRREICFQLDEKTAHSSLDLFKKNTGVLYRMLGIDPTRVSQNPERFRDWAVVLGDTTISRGCHYWEVTVKRSKQFRIGVAEVDIPREVCIGMDDNSWVFAYGHQCWNAMFANENSPIAKIGHPEKVGLFLDYDRKKFSLIDIEQHKFIHTMSPEFRGPLVPAFALWDGQLLTHSGLDIPEKLKQS; encoded by the exons ATGAatcccaagatggcggcgcccatccTTGCAGGCGTGAGAGGTCAGGGCTGGGGTTTGTGCAGCCTCGGATGCCGCCAGATATTCCGAAGAG AGATCTGTTTCCAATTAGATGAGAAAACAGCCCACAGCAGCTTGGATCTATTCAAAAAGAACACTGGGGTCCTGTATCGTATGCTGGGGATTGACCCCACCAGAGTATCTCAAAACCCTGAACGCTTCAGAGACTGGGCTGTAGTTTTGGGTGACACCACCATCTCCAGGGGCTGCCATTACTGGGAAGTGACTGTGAAACGATCAAAACAGTTCCGCATTGGGGTGGCAGAAGTGGACATCCCCCGGGAAGTGTGCATAGGAATGGATGACAATTCCTGGGTCTTTGCCTATGGACATCAGTGCTGGAATGCCATGTTTGCTAATGAAAACTCTCCAATCGCTAAAATTGGCCATCCAGAAAAAGTTGGCCTATTCTTGGACTATGACCGCAAAAAATTCAGCTTGATTGATATAGAACAACACAAGTTTATCCACACTATGTCGCCAGAATTCCGAGGTCCTCTGGTGCCGGCCTTTGCCCTCTGGGATGGTCAATTGCTCACCCACTCAGGCCTGGATATACCTGAGAAGCTCAAGCAAAGTTGA